One Gimesia sp. genomic window carries:
- a CDS encoding rhodanese-like domain-containing protein has translation MNLCKSCLLSLACTLLLVSVGNGADPTEDSLETVKKNLNNKQAVLVDVREKSEWDNGHISGATFLPLSTLSNGITPKALNMKLSTKHIIYTHCAAGFRSCKAADVLLKHGYDVRPLEPGYDDLIDAGFKKAK, from the coding sequence ATGAATCTCTGTAAGTCGTGTTTACTGTCGCTGGCCTGCACTTTATTGCTGGTGAGTGTTGGAAATGGGGCAGATCCCACTGAAGATTCTCTGGAGACGGTCAAAAAGAATCTGAATAACAAGCAAGCCGTCCTGGTCGATGTTCGCGAAAAGTCTGAGTGGGATAATGGTCACATTTCCGGTGCGACTTTTCTACCCCTCAGTACGCTGAGCAATGGAATCACCCCCAAAGCATTGAATATGAAGCTTTCCACGAAACACATCATCTACACGCATTGCGCAGCCGGTTTCCGTTCCTGTAAGGCGGCTGATGTTCTCTTGAAGCACGGGTACGACGTGCGGCCACTCGAGCCCGGATATGATGACCTGATTGACGCCGGCTTTAAGAAAGCCAAATAG
- a CDS encoding metalloregulator ArsR/SmtB family transcription factor — MMETETAAETLKAFSHTTRLSILQELLAGPKCVTDMEELLPVRQANLSQHLCVLRNAKLVDFAQEGALRCYYLSRPRLVGDMLKLLGREEPVIKRSPAQLKADKQRRERARQRQENSNSQTQRSPCSSRTT; from the coding sequence ATGATGGAAACGGAAACTGCGGCGGAGACACTGAAGGCGTTTTCGCATACCACCCGGCTCTCGATTCTGCAGGAACTGCTGGCCGGTCCTAAGTGCGTCACCGACATGGAAGAGTTATTACCTGTGCGACAGGCGAACCTTTCACAGCATCTGTGCGTATTGCGTAATGCGAAGCTTGTGGACTTCGCCCAGGAAGGTGCTCTGCGGTGCTACTACCTTTCGCGCCCCAGGCTGGTAGGGGACATGCTGAAATTACTCGGTCGTGAAGAACCCGTTATCAAACGCTCGCCTGCCCAGTTGAAGGCGGATAAACAACGTCGGGAACGAGCCCGGCAGAGACAGGAAAATTCGAATTCTCAGACACAACGTTCCCCCTGCAGCAGCAGGACAACATAA
- a CDS encoding RNA polymerase sigma factor has product MHDQSQESLFTDWLDAHGASVWKVARAYTLTAEETQDLAQEILLQAWKSLPQFEQKSSPATWFYRVALHTAMNWRRKEAPWRVRQKPLLEVQMLTAAEADSAATAQQRDLVEQLYKAIHQLPKTDAALVLLYLEELSYREMADVLGISENYVGVKLNRARQALNELMKGESDGS; this is encoded by the coding sequence GTGCATGACCAATCACAGGAATCGCTGTTTACGGACTGGCTCGACGCCCATGGTGCTTCGGTCTGGAAAGTGGCACGCGCCTACACCCTGACCGCGGAAGAGACCCAGGATCTGGCGCAGGAGATTCTGTTGCAGGCCTGGAAGTCACTGCCGCAGTTCGAACAGAAGTCGAGCCCGGCCACCTGGTTCTATCGCGTGGCATTACACACGGCGATGAACTGGCGCAGAAAGGAAGCACCGTGGCGGGTCCGACAGAAACCGTTGCTGGAAGTGCAGATGCTGACAGCCGCAGAGGCCGACAGCGCCGCCACCGCACAGCAGCGCGATCTGGTCGAACAGCTTTACAAGGCGATTCACCAGTTGCCGAAAACCGATGCGGCGCTGGTGCTGCTTTACCTGGAAGAGTTGAGTTATCGAGAGATGGCCGACGTCTTGGGAATTTCTGAAAACTACGTTGGCGTGAAACTGAATCGGGCCAGGCAGGCATTGAACGAACTGATGAAAGGGGAAAGCGATGGCTCCTGA